Genomic segment of Bacillota bacterium:
GGCTATTGTAGCGCCGATAGCGGCAATGATTATCCAGATGGCTATATCACGATCAAGGGAATACCTGGCGGACGAAACTGGGGCCAGAATAGCTGGAAATACCAGTGGTTTAGCCAACGCCTTGTTAAAAATGGACCAGGCTGCTCAGCATGTTCCTGTGCAAATCAGCCCGGCCACTTCGCACCTTTTTATCGTTAATCCGTTGGCCGGCCAATCTTTAGCCAGCCTGTTTAGCACACACCCGCCCATCAGTGAACGGGTACGTAAGTTAAAAGAACTGAGAATTTAGTAAAAAAGGCATAAAAAAGGGGACAGGCTACTTTTTTAAAGAAAAAGTAGCCTGTCCCCTTTTCTTTTTTGCTTCTGTATTTGGTGTCCTGTGCACAACCTGCAGGCTGGGGAAAAGCGATCTTGCTTGTTCAAAAGCACAGCGCTTAAAAAATGTAATGACCCACTTGGGAGAAGGTTCTCTGGGGTTCCCCAATTTAACTTGACAGCTACCATGTCGGTCTGATTCCTTGACACTAATGAAATCATAAGCTATAATACTCCTGCAGGTTTTTGGGAATTGGTTAGCGGTGATATGTTGGTGGTGGGGTCGCTGAAATTGGCGGAAACACAGGGGCATGAATTTTACATGCGGGAAGCCCTGGCTGAGGCCCGCGAAGCCTATGCCAAAGGAGAGGTGCCGATTGGCGCAGTGATTGTCCGTGACGGTGAGATCATCGCGCGGGCGCACAACCTGAAAGAAACGTGGCAGGATCCGACAGCGCACGCTGAGATCCTGGTTATTCAGCAGGCGGTGAAAATTACTAAGGGATGGCGCTTGTCGAGAGCTACTTTATATGCTACTATTGAACCGTGCCCGATGTGTGCCGGGGCGATTGTCCAGGCGCGGATTCAACGTCTGGTTTACGGGTCGAGAGACCCGAAAGCTGGGGCGGCGGGGACGCTGTTGAATTTGGTGCAGTTCCCCGGATTTAATCACCAAGTTGAGGTGATTGGTGGGGTGCTGGAAGAAGAA
This window contains:
- the tadA gene encoding tRNA adenosine(34) deaminase TadA gives rise to the protein MLVVGSLKLAETQGHEFYMREALAEAREAYAKGEVPIGAVIVRDGEIIARAHNLKETWQDPTAHAEILVIQQAVKITKGWRLSRATLYATIEPCPMCAGAIVQARIQRLVYGSRDPKAGAAGTLLNLVQFPGFNHQVEVIGGVLEEECGRIMSEFFRRLRD